Genomic window (Kosakonia sp. BYX6):
GATACGTTTCGGTGCTGTTCACCGTCAGAATGCCGCCGGTTTTCACCCATTTAGTCTGTTTATCCTGCCAGACTTCAAAACCTTGCGGGCGCGTGCCGAGATTCACGGCGTAATGCACCAGCGCATGGGACGATAAATCGTCGAGGGTTTCCGGGTAGCCAAAGCGTGCCAGATAATCCGGGCTGGCGCAGTTGATGACCGAAAGCTTGCCAAGCTGGCGGGCGATCAGCCCCGAGTCTTTCAGCGTGCCGACGCGCACCACGCAGTCAAAGCCTTCGCGGATGATATCCACCAGCCGATCGCTGCTGCTCAGTTCCAGTTCGATGCCGGGATACTGCTGCAAAAACGCGGGCAGGCGGGGAATCACCAAATTTTTGGCGACGCCCACCGGCATATCGACGCGCAAACGGCCGCTGATACTCGACGGGTCGTGCAAAAACATGCCGTCGAGTTCATCCATATTGGTCAGCAGATCTTTCGCTCGCTCGTAATAGACCGCACCGTCTTGCGTGAGCTGTACGCGGCGCGTGGTGCGATGGAGCAGTTGCGTGCCCAGTTGGGTTTCCAGCGCCTGAACCTGGCGCGATACGCTACCCTTAGGAAGCCCCAACGAGTCTGCCGCCCTGGAAAAACTCGCTAATTCTGCCACGCGAATAAACAGTTGCATTGCGTAAATTTTATCCATCACTGCGCCCCATTGTTGTCATAAATGAAACAGTGAAGCGTAAATTAGCACCTTTATTGCTGCGGCGTCAGCTAATAAGCTTTTCCTGTACACCCCATTAACGAAAACGAGGTTTCTTATGACACAACCAATTGCAATAGTGACGGGCGGTGGCCGCGGGCTGGGTAAAAACGCGGCGCTGAAACTGGCGGCGAAGGGAACCGGCATTATCCTGACCTATAACCAAAACGCCGAGGCTGCGCATGAAGTTGTGCGCGACATCGAAGCGAAAGGCGTGAAAGCCGTGGCGTTGCAGCTCGACGTGGGGGATATTTCCCAATTCGCCAACTTCGCGCTGGACGTGCAAAAACTGCTCAAAGAGGTGTGGGATCGTGAGTCGTTTGATTATTTGTTGAACAACGCCGGAATCGGCAGCAATTACGCGTTTGCCGAGACCAGCGAAGCGGTGTTCGACGAGATGGTGAACATTCAATTCAAAGGCCCCTTCTTCCTGACGCAGGTGCTGCTGCCACTGCTGAAAAATGGCGGGCGCATTCTGAATGTCTCCACCGGATTAACGCGTTTTTGCCAGCCGGGCCGCGCGCTGTATGCCTCCGTAAAAGGGGCGATGGAAGTGTTGACGCGTTACCAGGCGAAAGAGTTGGGCGCGCGCGGGATTTCGGTCAATATCATTGCGCCGGGTGCCATTGAGACGGATTTCAGCGGCGGTGTGGTGCGTGACAATCCGCAAGTGAACAAGCTCATTGCGTCAAACACGGCGCTGGGCCGCGCGGGTCAGGCTGACGATATTGGCGATGCGATTGCCGCGTTGCTGAGCGATGAGTTGGCGTGGATGAATGCGCAACGCGTTGAAGTGTCTGGCGGTATGTTCCTGTAAGTGCTGGCGACGCCCGGTTGGCGTTCTGCCTCCGGGCGCGTACGGATTACTGCTTCTGAAAATGGGTAACCCGGATGCGGGCAGGCTGCTGTTTTTTATCCAGCGAACCGCTGATGCCAATAAGTTCATCCGGTGACAGCGATTTGCCATCAAACAACGCCATCGGAATATAGGCCTGAATTTGATCCGTTTTATCGCGGAACACATACAGATCCTCACCTTGCTTTTCCACCAGGTTACCGCGCAGTGAAATCGACGCACCGTCATGCAGGCCTTTCGCCTGTTGAATCGTCATGGTGCGCGCATCTTCCATCCCTCGATAGCCGTCATCCATTTTATGCGGCGGTGGCGGCGCTTTATCTGCTTTTAAACCTGGCGCGTCTTCCGCGAATGCCGTCATGGAGAACAGCGCCGCCACGCAGGCGGTAAGCACAATCTTCTTCATAACTTCTCCTGAAATTTTTCTGAACACCTTTTAAGCCTGGCAGAGGAGGGGAAGGTGTAAAGCATGAATTTACTGAATGTCTCCACCTGTTTTTATTCATGTTGAAACAAGTATCACTGATAATAATCGCGAGCTGGGCTATCTTTTAACGACTCATAAATAAAGAAAAAATTACGTGCTGACATCGGTCAGTTGGTTATTTC
Coding sequences:
- a CDS encoding LysR family transcriptional regulator produces the protein MDKIYAMQLFIRVAELASFSRAADSLGLPKGSVSRQVQALETQLGTQLLHRTTRRVQLTQDGAVYYERAKDLLTNMDELDGMFLHDPSSISGRLRVDMPVGVAKNLVIPRLPAFLQQYPGIELELSSSDRLVDIIREGFDCVVRVGTLKDSGLIARQLGKLSVINCASPDYLARFGYPETLDDLSSHALVHYAVNLGTRPQGFEVWQDKQTKWVKTGGILTVNSTETYHAACLAGLGIIQVPRIGAREALRSGKLVEILPQYRAEPMPVSLIYPHRRNLSRRVHLFMEWLATALKDYVDQ
- a CDS encoding SDR family NAD(P)-dependent oxidoreductase, whose translation is MTQPIAIVTGGGRGLGKNAALKLAAKGTGIILTYNQNAEAAHEVVRDIEAKGVKAVALQLDVGDISQFANFALDVQKLLKEVWDRESFDYLLNNAGIGSNYAFAETSEAVFDEMVNIQFKGPFFLTQVLLPLLKNGGRILNVSTGLTRFCQPGRALYASVKGAMEVLTRYQAKELGARGISVNIIAPGAIETDFSGGVVRDNPQVNKLIASNTALGRAGQADDIGDAIAALLSDELAWMNAQRVEVSGGMFL
- a CDS encoding YdeI family stress tolerance OB fold protein; translated protein: MKKIVLTACVAALFSMTAFAEDAPGLKADKAPPPPHKMDDGYRGMEDARTMTIQQAKGLHDGASISLRGNLVEKQGEDLYVFRDKTDQIQAYIPMALFDGKSLSPDELIGISGSLDKKQQPARIRVTHFQKQ